A window of Campylobacter ureolyticus contains these coding sequences:
- a CDS encoding prepilin-type N-terminal cleavage/methylation domain-containing protein yields MKTVKKLVFYRSFGGITHVKKRSLKKGFSLIELVLAIVIVAITLASLPKIVSQTQKSNELAIKQELTYSAKTLMGRIVSMPWDSTAFKTMCENGGRTCESNSSIQSYLRSNKNVRIPIYNSVPLNGRSGPGSRLGSLIANNPAYVNQNRISDADRTKTYTPGNNSYGFNGRNDIDDFRGTLATRNEQVSNEDFISDMLFVTEVDYVSGTISGGATLSFSTSEKGSPIDGGVPTNIKRVKVTVEDTAGNPGTGEYRSTMYFYAPNIGMNKPMVMRY; encoded by the coding sequence ATGAAAACAGTCAAAAAATTGGTGTTTTATAGGTCTTTTGGTGGCATAACTCATGTCAAAAAAAGATCTTTAAAAAAAGGTTTTTCGTTAATAGAGCTTGTTCTTGCTATAGTTATAGTTGCCATAACTTTAGCTTCACTTCCAAAGATTGTATCGCAAACTCAAAAATCAAATGAGTTGGCTATAAAACAGGAGCTTACCTATAGTGCTAAAACACTAATGGGTAGGATTGTTTCAATGCCTTGGGATAGTACAGCCTTTAAAACTATGTGTGAAAATGGGGGCAGGACATGTGAGAGTAACAGCTCTATTCAGTCTTATTTAAGAAGTAATAAAAATGTTAGAATTCCTATATATAACTCAGTGCCATTAAATGGTAGAAGTGGGCCTGGAAGTAGACTTGGAAGTTTAATTGCAAATAATCCTGCCTATGTTAATCAAAATAGAATAAGTGATGCTGATAGAACTAAAACTTATACTCCTGGTAATAACTCTTATGGATTTAATGGTAGAAATGATATAGATGATTTTCGTGGTACTCTTGCAACCAGAAATGAACAAGTCTCAAATGAGGATTTTATCTCAGATATGCTTTTTGTTACAGAAGTTGATTATGTAAGTGGCACTATTTCGGGGGGCGCTACTTTAAGTTTTTCAACTAGCGAGAAAGGAAGTCCAATAGATGGAGGAGTGCCTACAAACATAAAGCGTGTGAAGGTAACAGTTGAAGACACAGCTGGAAATCCTGGAACTGGTGAGTATAGATCAACGATGTATTTTTATGCTCCAAATATAGGTATGAACAAACCTATGGTTATGAGGTATTAA
- the ychF gene encoding redox-regulated ATPase YchF produces the protein MSLSVGIVGLPNVGKSTTFNALTKAQNAAAQNYPFCTIEPNKAIVPVPDVRLDALAKIVKPNKIQHSTIEFVDIAGLVKGASKGEGLGNKFLANIRETELILHIVRCFDDENITHVEGSIDPVRDIQIIEMELILADIEQLNKKIERLGKEVKAGKKGAKELLDMANLLLEHLNDGKTARSFNEFESETFMELNKELRLLSAKDVIYAANVDEESIQNDNEYVKTLKEYAQKNNSEVMKLCSKIEEELIGLDDLEAKEMLESLGAEESGLDAIIRRSFAKLNLISYFTAGVVEVRAWTITNGWKAPKAASVIHNDFEKGFIRAEVISYDDFIECGGENGAKEAGKMRLEGKDYIVQDGDVMHFRFNV, from the coding sequence ATGAGTTTATCAGTTGGTATCGTAGGACTTCCAAATGTTGGCAAATCAACAACTTTTAACGCCTTAACAAAAGCACAAAATGCAGCAGCTCAAAACTATCCATTTTGCACAATAGAGCCAAATAAAGCAATTGTTCCAGTGCCAGATGTAAGACTTGATGCACTTGCTAAGATAGTAAAACCTAATAAAATTCAACACTCAACAATAGAGTTTGTAGATATAGCAGGACTTGTAAAAGGCGCTAGTAAAGGCGAAGGGCTTGGAAATAAATTTCTAGCTAATATTAGAGAAACTGAGCTTATTTTACATATTGTAAGATGCTTTGATGATGAAAATATTACACATGTTGAAGGTAGCATTGATCCAGTTCGTGATATACAAATTATAGAAATGGAACTTATCTTAGCCGATATAGAACAATTAAATAAAAAAATCGAAAGATTAGGCAAAGAGGTAAAAGCTGGGAAAAAAGGAGCAAAAGAGCTTTTAGATATGGCAAATTTACTACTTGAACATCTAAATGATGGAAAAACTGCAAGAAGTTTTAATGAGTTTGAAAGCGAGACTTTTATGGAGCTTAATAAAGAGCTTAGACTTTTATCGGCAAAAGATGTAATATATGCAGCAAATGTAGATGAAGAGTCAATACAAAATGATAATGAGTATGTTAAAACATTAAAAGAATATGCACAAAAAAACAACTCAGAAGTTATGAAACTATGCTCAAAAATAGAAGAAGAGTTAATTGGGCTTGATGATTTAGAAGCAAAAGAGATGCTAGAAAGTCTTGGAGCAGAAGAAAGCGGACTTGATGCGATAATAAGACGTTCTTTTGCAAAACTTAACCTAATAAGCTATTTCACAGCAGGAGTTGTGGAAGTTAGAGCTTGGACAATCACAAATGGTTGGAAAGCTCCAAAAGCTGCAAGTGTGATACACAATGACTTTGAAAAAGGCTTTATAAGAGCTGAAGTTATAAGCTATGATGATTTTATAGAATGTGGTGGTGAAAATGGAGCTAAAGAAGCCGGTAAAATGCGACTTGAAGGCAAAGATTATATCGTTCAAGATGGCGATGTAATGCACTTTAGGTTTAATGTTTAA
- a CDS encoding DedA family protein, with translation MEEFLKGLMLEYQEYAYIVLFVWCLIEGEIGLILAGVMAHSGYINLPISIVVAGVGAFCGDQFYFFIGRYNKKFITNKLSSQKRKFAIAHLLLQKYDWWIIFFQRYIYGFRAIIPMSIGITRYDQKKFAFINLISSFSWAFFTIILAWYFGDEIWHFVNFIEKHWYVALPIIVLFFGLLFYGFKQMEKGFLKKKK, from the coding sequence ATGGAAGAATTTTTAAAAGGTTTAATGCTTGAATATCAAGAATACGCATATATTGTTTTATTTGTATGGTGTTTGATAGAGGGCGAAATTGGTCTTATTTTAGCAGGAGTTATGGCTCATTCAGGATATATTAATCTTCCTATTTCCATAGTAGTTGCGGGAGTTGGAGCATTTTGTGGGGATCAATTCTACTTTTTTATAGGTAGATATAATAAAAAATTTATAACCAACAAACTAAGCTCTCAAAAGCGTAAATTTGCAATCGCACATTTACTTTTACAAAAGTATGATTGGTGGATTATATTTTTTCAGCGTTATATTTATGGTTTTCGTGCAATCATACCAATGAGTATTGGCATAACTAGATATGACCAAAAAAAATTTGCATTTATAAATTTAATAAGCAGTTTTTCATGGGCTTTTTTTACTATAATTTTAGCATGGTATTTTGGTGATGAAATTTGGCATTTTGTAAATTTCATAGAAAAACATTGGTATGTAGCACTACCTATAATAGTGTTATTTTTTGGCTTACTATTTTATGGCTTTAAGCAAATGGAAAAAGGCTTTTTAAAAAAGAAAAAATAG
- a CDS encoding type II secretion system protein yields MIKKAFTLIELILVIVILAILSLIGSNIYTNVYKNYLTSKVVDEVEDKTKLALDQIASRLSDRVKQATIGRRSSNPNDIVLVYDSRLQQDHDILEWIGQSTQSRNLAGNSVDDSIGWSGFLDMGRYEDGKAILIGGRLSAAINVINSISRGGNQNLAMIFQGISTTRENGYGFRGENPNKIMVFNMPNNGARITLARDYVGEEISDRYQIAHSAYAIVPENGNLYLYYDYRPWIGQTYRNGRKSLLVENITLFRFRGFSASGMDLKLCVNANAQKHGVTDNNRFVVCKTKVVF; encoded by the coding sequence ATGATAAAAAAAGCTTTTACTTTAATTGAACTTATACTTGTTATTGTTATACTTGCTATCTTATCTTTGATAGGAAGCAATATTTATACAAATGTTTATAAAAACTATCTTACCTCAAAAGTAGTAGATGAGGTAGAGGATAAAACCAAGCTAGCACTTGATCAAATAGCCTCAAGACTAAGTGATAGAGTTAAGCAAGCAACAATTGGTAGAAGAAGTTCGAATCCAAATGACATTGTATTAGTCTATGACTCAAGACTCCAGCAAGATCATGATATCTTGGAGTGGATTGGGCAAAGTACACAAAGTAGAAATTTAGCAGGAAATAGTGTGGATGACTCTATAGGTTGGAGTGGATTTTTAGATATGGGTAGGTATGAAGATGGCAAAGCCATATTAATAGGAGGTAGGCTATCAGCCGCAATTAATGTTATAAATTCCATATCAAGAGGTGGAAATCAAAATTTGGCAATGATATTTCAAGGTATATCAACTACAAGAGAAAATGGTTATGGATTTAGAGGTGAGAATCCGAATAAAATTATGGTTTTTAATATGCCTAACAATGGCGCAAGAATCACACTTGCAAGAGATTATGTGGGTGAAGAAATTTCGGATAGATATCAAATAGCTCATTCAGCTTATGCCATAGTTCCTGAAAATGGAAATTTATACTTATATTATGACTACAGACCTTGGATAGGGCAAACATATAGAAATGGTAGAAAATCTCTTTTGGTTGAAAATATTACTTTGTTTAGGTTTAGAGGTTTTAGTGCAAGTGGGATGGATTTGAAGCTTTGTGTAAATGCAAATGCCCAAAAACATGGTGTTACTGATAATAATAGATTCGTAGTTTGTAAGACAAAGGTGGTGTTCTAA
- a CDS encoding outer membrane protein assembly factor BamD, with the protein MKVKILTLFFALIFIMGCSTKSSGLYNLRPEIWYNHIMADIKANDLKEADKHYNQFASEHVASPLLEPTLLVMALANIDEGKYTRANELLDEYIRRYGTKEKIEYAKFLKIKANYDSFQKPNRNQNLMQYSIIEIKNFLSEYPNTQYRPLLETMLIKFKLAVYHLNENIKDLYVQKGRDVSAKIYEDKLQNSALKDANLSAPNLPWYRAFFE; encoded by the coding sequence ATGAAAGTTAAAATTTTAACTCTTTTTTTTGCACTCATTTTTATAATGGGTTGCAGCACAAAGTCATCTGGGCTTTACAATCTAAGACCTGAAATTTGGTATAACCATATAATGGCAGATATAAAAGCAAATGACTTAAAAGAAGCTGATAAGCACTACAACCAATTTGCAAGTGAGCACGTCGCCTCACCACTTCTTGAGCCAACACTTTTGGTTATGGCACTAGCAAATATAGATGAGGGTAAATACACAAGAGCAAATGAACTTTTAGATGAATATATAAGAAGATATGGAACAAAAGAAAAAATAGAATATGCTAAATTTCTAAAAATAAAAGCAAATTATGACTCTTTTCAAAAACCAAATAGAAATCAAAATTTAATGCAATACAGCATAATAGAAATTAAAAATTTCTTATCAGAGTATCCAAATACTCAATATAGACCGCTTTTAGAAACTATGCTTATAAAATTTAAGCTTGCAGTTTATCATCTAAATGAAAATATAAAAGATCTGTATGTTCAAAAAGGAAGAGATGTATCAGCTAAAATTTATGAAGACAAACTTCAAAACTCAGCCTTAAAAGATGCAAATTTATCAGCTCCAAATCTTCCATGGTATAGAGCATTTTTTGAATAA
- the hpf gene encoding ribosome hibernation-promoting factor, HPF/YfiA family — MNTSIVGKQFDLTDTIKEYLEKAFENLEKYNLNIVSTRCVISADEKQGRKGFVVNLSINLPKKETIVISQKDKDLYAAIDSIIDRASKVLRRQHDKWKTHKNKDELKEIVLDKSHDIDLSEHLDEIVEAELETHKPLEIDEALFSLKNSNDQFLVFNDMNAKMRVLYKRKDGKFGLF; from the coding sequence ATGAATACAAGCATAGTTGGAAAACAGTTTGATTTAACAGATACTATAAAAGAGTATTTAGAAAAAGCGTTTGAAAATTTAGAAAAGTATAATTTAAACATAGTTTCAACAAGATGTGTTATCTCAGCTGATGAAAAGCAAGGAAGAAAAGGCTTTGTTGTAAATTTATCTATAAATTTACCAAAAAAAGAGACTATTGTTATATCTCAAAAAGATAAAGATCTTTACGCTGCTATAGATAGTATCATAGATAGAGCTTCTAAGGTTTTAAGAAGACAACATGATAAGTGGAAAACTCATAAAAACAAAGATGAGTTAAAAGAGATAGTTCTTGATAAAAGCCATGATATAGATCTTAGCGAGCATCTAGATGAGATAGTTGAAGCTGAGCTTGAAACTCATAAGCCACTAGAAATTGACGAAGCACTTTTTTCTTTAAAAAATAGTAATGATCAGTTTTTAGTATTTAACGATATGAATGCTAAAATGAGAGTTTTATATAAAAGAAAAGATGGAAAATTTGGACTATTTTAG
- a CDS encoding PAS domain-containing protein, whose product MKKPVPKNKEIPLNPKKYIISKTDPRGVITYANDYFIQVCQYSKKELIGQPHNIVRHPDMPRIAFKLMWDTIKQNKDFKALVKNLAKDGRYYWVLTKFETVVDPITNEIVSYTAYRSAAPRKAIKEIIPIYKKLVELEKVGGMERSGEYLAKFLRDNNTTYEKFLDEITEGKSSLFDGMLKSIRGIFGFGR is encoded by the coding sequence ATGAAAAAACCTGTGCCAAAAAATAAAGAAATTCCGTTAAATCCTAAAAAATACATAATCTCAAAAACAGATCCAAGAGGTGTTATAACTTATGCAAATGACTATTTTATACAAGTTTGTCAATATAGCAAAAAAGAACTTATTGGTCAACCACATAACATAGTTCGTCACCCTGATATGCCAAGGATAGCATTTAAACTTATGTGGGATACAATAAAACAGAATAAAGATTTTAAAGCTCTAGTTAAAAACTTAGCAAAAGATGGAAGATACTATTGGGTTTTAACTAAATTTGAAACAGTTGTTGACCCTATCACTAACGAGATAGTTTCTTATACAGCTTACAGAAGTGCAGCCCCTAGGAAAGCAATAAAAGAGATAATTCCTATTTATAAAAAACTTGTTGAGCTTGAAAAAGTTGGCGGCATGGAAAGAAGTGGCGAGTATTTGGCTAAATTTTTAAGAGATAACAATACTACTTATGAAAAGTTCCTAGATGAAATTACAGAGGGTAAATCAAGCCTTTTTGATGGTATGCTAAAGTCTATAAGAGGCATTTTTGGTTTTGGAAGATAA
- the lon gene encoding endopeptidase La, whose protein sequence is MKISQNSLPIITMNGQFLYPFMITPIFIHESDELETLEFAMKNETMILVANEKENATSKNKFENIYNAGVVGNIMRKVDLPDGRVKILFQGAYKAKIVKEISQKPLLAEIKQIEIKIPTDNKIEPLLNILKQKIKTLNSMNGYFSQDLLRTIEESSDAIRVLDLTLSALRLTKDKAYDFFIKENLEELYFDTIDYIIQEIEANRLEKEIKSKVHSKIEKTNKEYFLKEQLKQIQKELGNENEKEEEVLEYRKKLDLKKPFMSDEAYKEIKKQIDKFARLHPDSADASMAQSYLDWVLEIPFENLARKKSSMSDVKKQLDSDHYALTKPKDRIVEYFALRELLELRGLKDKVNNGIILCLAGPPGVGKTSLANSVAKALKRELVRIALGGLEDVNELRGHRRTYVGAMPGRIVQGLIDAKQMNPVVVLDEIDKISRNFRGDPTAVLLEVLDPEQNNNFRDYYLNFNIDLSKIVFIATANDIGSIPPALRDRMEFIFLSSYTPQEKFQIAKKYLIPQELKKHGLKASDVNITDAALKLLISDYTRESGVRNLRRKIADILRKTAVKILNQEKNEKVLVSNRNLEEFVDKKVFEIDTVDKKDMIGIVNGLAWTAVGGDVLKIEAIKIKGKGKLNITGQLGDVMKESAIIAFSVVKVLIDENKLEIPKKLYEQANININESEKSENSQNLKNNNEQIYNLFDLHLHVPEGATPKDGPSAGITMAVAIASILSNKKVKADIAMTGEITLSGKVLPIGGLKEKLIAAHKAGIKKALIPRKNYERDLDELPSEVKDAIEIIPVDTIDDVLENALV, encoded by the coding sequence ATGAAAATTTCACAAAATTCTTTGCCCATAATCACTATGAATGGACAATTTTTGTATCCATTCATGATAACACCTATTTTCATTCATGAAAGCGATGAGCTTGAAACCTTGGAGTTTGCTATGAAAAATGAAACTATGATTTTAGTAGCAAATGAAAAGGAAAATGCCACTTCAAAAAACAAATTTGAAAATATTTATAATGCCGGTGTTGTTGGAAATATAATGAGAAAAGTAGATCTTCCAGATGGAAGAGTTAAAATTTTATTTCAAGGAGCTTATAAAGCTAAAATTGTAAAAGAAATTTCACAAAAACCGCTTTTAGCTGAAATAAAGCAAATAGAGATAAAAATTCCAACTGATAATAAAATAGAACCACTTTTAAATATCTTAAAACAAAAAATAAAAACACTAAATTCAATGAATGGTTATTTTTCGCAAGATTTATTAAGAACAATTGAAGAAAGTAGTGATGCTATAAGGGTTCTTGATTTAACGCTAAGTGCTTTAAGGCTTACAAAAGATAAAGCTTATGATTTTTTTATAAAAGAAAATTTAGAAGAGCTTTATTTTGATACGATTGATTATATCATCCAAGAAATAGAGGCAAATAGACTCGAAAAAGAGATAAAGTCAAAAGTTCACTCAAAAATAGAAAAAACAAACAAAGAGTATTTTTTAAAAGAGCAATTAAAGCAAATTCAAAAAGAACTTGGCAATGAAAATGAAAAAGAAGAAGAAGTTTTAGAGTATAGAAAAAAACTTGATCTTAAAAAGCCATTTATGAGTGATGAGGCGTATAAAGAGATAAAAAAACAGATTGACAAATTTGCAAGGCTTCATCCTGACTCAGCCGATGCGTCAATGGCTCAAAGCTACTTAGACTGGGTTTTGGAAATTCCTTTTGAAAATCTAGCAAGGAAAAAAAGCTCCATGAGTGATGTTAAAAAACAACTTGATAGTGATCATTACGCACTCACAAAACCAAAAGATAGAATAGTTGAGTATTTTGCTTTGCGTGAGCTTTTGGAGCTTCGTGGGCTGAAAGATAAAGTAAATAATGGCATAATTTTATGTCTTGCAGGACCTCCTGGAGTTGGTAAAACAAGCCTTGCAAATTCAGTTGCAAAAGCTTTAAAAAGAGAACTTGTTAGAATAGCTCTTGGCGGACTTGAAGATGTAAATGAACTTCGTGGCCATAGACGAACTTATGTGGGTGCAATGCCTGGAAGAATAGTTCAAGGATTAATTGACGCAAAACAAATGAATCCAGTCGTGGTGCTTGATGAAATAGATAAAATCTCAAGAAATTTTAGAGGTGATCCAACAGCAGTTTTGTTAGAAGTGCTTGATCCTGAACAAAATAATAATTTTAGAGATTATTATTTAAATTTCAATATTGATTTAAGCAAGATTGTATTTATAGCAACAGCAAATGATATAGGAAGTATCCCTCCTGCACTTAGAGATAGAATGGAGTTTATATTTTTAAGCTCTTACACACCACAAGAAAAATTTCAAATTGCAAAAAAATATCTTATCCCGCAAGAACTTAAAAAACACGGACTTAAAGCAAGTGATGTAAATATAACTGATGCAGCATTAAAACTACTTATAAGTGATTATACAAGAGAAAGTGGTGTTAGAAATTTAAGAAGAAAAATAGCAGACATCTTAAGAAAAACAGCAGTTAAAATTCTAAATCAAGAAAAAAACGAAAAAGTCTTAGTAAGTAATAGAAATCTAGAGGAATTTGTAGACAAAAAAGTCTTTGAAATAGATACTGTTGACAAAAAAGATATGATTGGCATAGTAAATGGTCTTGCTTGGACGGCAGTTGGAGGAGATGTTTTAAAAATAGAGGCTATTAAAATAAAAGGTAAAGGAAAGCTTAATATAACTGGGCAACTTGGTGATGTAATGAAAGAATCCGCCATAATTGCTTTTAGCGTAGTAAAAGTCTTAATAGATGAAAATAAGCTTGAAATTCCAAAAAAGCTATATGAACAAGCCAATATAAATATAAATGAAAGTGAAAAAAGTGAAAATAGTCAAAATTTAAAAAACAACAACGAACAAATCTATAATCTTTTTGATCTTCATTTACATGTTCCAGAAGGTGCAACCCCAAAAGATGGTCCTAGTGCTGGTATTACAATGGCTGTAGCTATTGCTTCTATTTTGTCAAATAAAAAAGTTAAAGCTGATATTGCAATGACAGGTGAAATTACCCTAAGTGGAAAAGTTTTACCTATTGGAGGGCTTAAAGAAAAACTAATTGCAGCTCATAAAGCAGGTATAAAAAAAGCATTAATTCCTAGAAAAAACTATGAAAGGGATCTTGATGAGCTTCCGAGCGAAGTAAAAGACGCTATTGAAATAATACCGGTTGATACTATAGATGATGTATTAGAAAATGCCTTAGTTTAA
- the apt gene encoding adenine phosphoribosyltransferase, with the protein MQNVLTNDEKKYLLNSIRAIKDFPKPGVIFRDITTLLNNKEAFNFLMDHLENRYKSYDLDFISGIESRGFIFGAALSARLRVPFVPIRKPHKLPYITLSQKYSLEYGVDEVEIHIDAFLNKNDAKVLLIDDLIATGGTAKASVELINQTKAKCVEACFLINLKSEFKGSEILKNMTKVYSILEI; encoded by the coding sequence ATGCAAAATGTTTTAACTAATGATGAAAAAAAATATCTTTTAAACTCAATTAGAGCCATAAAAGACTTCCCAAAACCAGGTGTTATTTTTAGAGATATTACAACCCTTTTAAACAACAAAGAAGCATTTAATTTTTTAATGGATCATTTAGAAAATAGATATAAAAGTTATGATTTAGATTTTATATCTGGTATTGAAAGTCGTGGATTTATCTTTGGAGCAGCACTTTCAGCAAGATTAAGAGTTCCTTTTGTTCCAATTAGAAAACCACATAAACTTCCATATATTACGCTTTCGCAAAAATACAGTCTTGAATACGGTGTTGATGAAGTAGAAATTCACATTGATGCTTTTTTAAATAAAAATGATGCAAAAGTTCTTTTAATAGATGATTTAATAGCAACTGGAGGAACTGCAAAAGCTTCAGTTGAGCTTATTAACCAAACAAAAGCGAAGTGCGTTGAAGCCTGTTTTTTAATAAATTTAAAAAGCGAATTTAAAGGAAGTGAAATTTTAAAAAATATGACGAAAGTTTATTCTATTTTAGAGATTTAA
- a CDS encoding agmatine deiminase family protein: protein MMRAIAEWEAQEAIFLSLPHYNTDWNEYLLDIMKSYVVLVKALSKFQKVCLISPSREDFEYFFKDISNLSFYEIDTNDTWIRDYGALDVESVGRIISYNFEFNAWGGKFQSSKDNSVNLELYKYFKGELKNIDLILEGGSIDFNGYGTMLTTTTCLLNDNRNNFSKTELEDKFRSLFGIHTIIWLENGFIKGDDTDSHVDTLARFITRDTIAYSICEDKNDEQYESLKLMEDELKKTGFKLLPLPLPKPIFYDDVRLPATYANFIFVNDALIVPTYEDKNDEIVLNSLKKALPNLEIIGVDARVFIRQNGSLHCASQNRFLGNR from the coding sequence ATTATGAGAGCTATTGCTGAATGGGAAGCCCAAGAGGCTATATTTTTATCACTCCCACATTATAATACCGACTGGAATGAATATTTACTTGATATAATGAAAAGCTATGTAGTACTTGTAAAAGCTTTAAGTAAATTCCAAAAAGTATGTCTTATATCTCCAAGCAGAGAGGATTTTGAATATTTTTTTAAAGATATTTCAAATTTAAGTTTTTATGAAATAGACACAAATGATACTTGGATAAGGGATTATGGTGCACTAGATGTTGAAAGTGTTGGAAGGATAATAAGTTATAATTTTGAGTTTAATGCTTGGGGTGGAAAATTTCAAAGCAGTAAAGACAATAGTGTTAATTTGGAGCTTTATAAATATTTTAAAGGCGAGCTCAAAAATATAGATCTTATTTTAGAGGGTGGAAGTATTGATTTTAACGGCTATGGAACTATGCTAACAACCACAACCTGTCTATTAAATGATAATAGAAATAATTTTTCTAAAACTGAACTTGAAGATAAATTTAGATCTCTTTTTGGCATTCATACAATTATTTGGCTTGAAAACGGCTTTATAAAAGGCGATGATACAGATAGTCATGTTGATACTTTAGCTAGATTTATTACTCGTGATACGATAGCATATTCTATTTGCGAGGATAAAAATGATGAGCAGTATGAGTCATTAAAGCTTATGGAGGATGAGTTAAAAAAAACAGGCTTTAAACTTTTACCATTACCGCTTCCAAAACCTATTTTTTATGATGATGTTAGACTTCCTGCAACTTATGCAAATTTCATCTTTGTAAATGATGCTTTGATAGTACCAACTTACGAAGATAAAAATGATGAGATAGTTTTAAACTCACTTAAAAAAGCTTTGCCAAATTTAGAGATTATAGGCGTTGATGCAAGAGTTTTTATAAGGCAAAATGGCTCACTTCACTGTGCTAGTCAAAATAGATTTTTAGGAAATAGATAA
- a CDS encoding leucyl aminopeptidase: MKIEFLNKPLAEISADFEAILVVNKDLNHKFVKDKDKFEFFNYKGDKVLVLPEKKRIYVGIKELDYDKIRVCMSQIYNSLKTYNIKSVKLNSYLCKCTKKTFQAMAEGFILGSYEFTKYKSEKTKYLLNQIYISSEEFADKEVDETKANLGLKNGDIIARATNYAKNGVNEIPEIYTPVKMADEAQILSARYDRVDCKVYDKSFLKEQNMNAFLAVNRSSANEPRLIHLTYTPKVKSLKRVIFVGKGLTYDSGGLSLKPSDYMLTMKSDKSGALAAMGIIKGAAELELPFEIHAIIGATENMIGGNSYKPDDVLISRSKKTIEVRNTDAEGRLVLADCLSYAQDFKPDILIDMATLTGACVVGLGEFTTGLLGNNEEFKKEYKEITKDSGELMTILEFNDYLRELIKSNIADVSNTSSSRYGGTTTAGLFLDTFIKDEFKDKWIHLDIAGPAYLEKAWGYNSFGATGAGVRANLYYLLELAKEAK; encoded by the coding sequence ATGAAAATAGAGTTTTTAAACAAACCTTTAGCTGAAATTTCAGCTGATTTTGAGGCAATTTTAGTTGTTAATAAAGATTTAAATCACAAATTTGTAAAAGACAAAGATAAATTTGAATTTTTTAACTATAAAGGGGATAAAGTTTTAGTTTTGCCTGAGAAAAAAAGAATTTATGTTGGTATTAAAGAGCTTGATTATGACAAAATCCGCGTTTGCATGAGTCAAATTTATAACTCTTTAAAAACTTATAATATAAAAAGTGTAAAACTTAACTCATATCTTTGTAAATGTACTAAAAAAACTTTTCAAGCTATGGCTGAGGGCTTTATCTTAGGAAGTTATGAATTTACAAAATACAAAAGTGAAAAAACTAAGTATTTATTAAATCAAATTTATATCTCATCAGAGGAATTTGCAGATAAAGAAGTAGATGAAACAAAGGCAAATTTAGGACTTAAAAATGGTGATATCATAGCAAGGGCTACAAATTACGCAAAAAATGGTGTAAATGAAATACCTGAAATTTACACACCTGTAAAAATGGCCGATGAAGCACAAATTCTTTCAGCAAGATATGATAGAGTTGATTGCAAGGTTTATGATAAATCATTTTTAAAAGAGCAAAATATGAACGCATTTTTAGCAGTTAATAGATCAAGTGCGAACGAACCTAGGCTAATTCATCTAACATATACTCCAAAAGTTAAATCCCTAAAAAGAGTTATTTTTGTAGGAAAAGGTTTAACTTATGATAGTGGTGGACTTAGCTTAAAACCAAGTGATTATATGCTTACAATGAAAAGCGATAAAAGTGGAGCGTTAGCTGCTATGGGTATTATAAAAGGAGCTGCTGAACTTGAACTTCCTTTTGAAATTCATGCAATAATTGGTGCAACTGAGAATATGATAGGAGGAAACTCATATAAGCCTGATGATGTACTTATCTCAAGAAGTAAAAAAACTATTGAAGTAAGAAATACTGATGCTGAGGGAAGACTAGTTTTGGCTGATTGTCTTAGCTACGCACAAGATTTTAAACCAGATATTTTAATTGATATGGCAACTTTAACAGGGGCTTGCGTTGTAGGACTTGGGGAGTTTACAACAGGACTTTTAGGAAACAATGAAGAGTTTAAAAAAGAGTATAAGGAAATTACAAAAGATAGCGGTGAGCTAATGACAATTTTGGAATTTAATGATTATTTAAGAGAGCTTATTAAAAGCAATATCGCTGATGTTAGCAACACCTCAAGCAGTAGATATGGCGGAACTACAACAGCAGGACTTTTCCTTGATACGTTTATAAAAGATGAATTTAAAGATAAATGGATTCATCTTGATATTGCAGGACCAGCTTATCTAGAAAAAGCTTGGGGATATAACTCTTTTGGTGCAACAGGAGCAGGCGTAAGAGCAAATTTATATTATTTATTAGAACTTGCAAAGGAAGCTAAATGA